TATTCTCATATCCAAGATATGGATTTAATGCTGTCACAAGACCGATACTGTTCAGCACCATATCTTTACAATGCTCTCTATTGGCAGTAATTCCATTTATACATCTGTGAATTAGAGTGTTCATCCCATTTTTCAGCATCTCTATAGACTCAAAAAGACTTTGGACGATTACTGGTTCCATAACATTTAGTTCCAATTGACCAGCTTCAACAGCCAATGTGACCGTCAGATCATTTCCAATTACCTTAAAAGCAATCTGATTTACTACTTCAGGAATTACGGGGTTAACTTTACCAGGCATAATTGAAGAACCTGGTTGCATTTTTGGAATATTTATTTCATTTAATCCACAACGTGGTCCAGATGAAAGAAGTCTTATATCATTACAAACTTTTGATAATTTCACTGCAAGTCTTTTAACGACAGAAGAATACATTATGAAAACAGCAGTATCTTGAGTTGCCTCAACAAGGTTTTTTGCAAGAGTAAGCTCTTCTCCTGTAACATCAGAAAGAGCTTTTGTAACTTCATCAGCATAATCAGGGTCCGCATTTATACCTGTACCTATTGCTGTTGCACCCATATTTATTTCATGGAAAAGTTTTGCATTCTGAGTAAGTCTTTCTATCTCATATTCAAAAGTATCTGCATAAGCCTCAAAACTTTGTCCTAAAGTCATTGGGACAGCATCCTGAAGTTGTGTTCTACCCATCTTTATTACATCTTTAAATTCAATAGATTTTTTCCTAAACGAAGCAATTAGCTCTTTTAAAACTGTAATCAATTTTTTATTTGCTCTTATAAGGGCTATTTTTACAGCAGTTGGGTAAGCATCATTAGTTGATTGGGAAAGATTAACATGATTATTTGGATGGCAATATTGATATTCTCCTTTTTCATGACCCAGATGTTCCAATGCTCTATTCGCGATCACTTCATTAGCGTTCATATTAGTGGAAGTTCCTGCACCCCCTTGAATCATATCAACAACAAAATGACCATGGAACTTATTGTTTATTATCTCGTCACATGCTTTTTTAATTGCTTCGGTTATCTCATCATCCATAAGTCCAAGATTATTATTTGCTATTGCAGCCCCTTTTTTTACCTGAGCCAATGACACAACGATATCTGGATAAGCTCCCAAAATTACACCGCTAATATTAAAATTCTCTAGTGCACGTAAAGTTTGAATACCATAGTAGTATTCATGAGGGACATTTCTGTAGCCAAGTAGATCATGCTCTTCTCTTGTTCGTCCAGATTCATATTGTGCAGAAGAGTTTACAATCCTTGTGTTAGTTTGACCCAGTCGACGTGTTACAATTCTACTCATTCTTGAGTAAACTTTAACAGCCATTTCACCATGAGCGTTAAAAATCTCTTTAACATCATCTGCTTTTAACTCCAATATTACGGAATCAAGGAGAGCTCGTGATGATGTCGAGTGGGGAGAATCTTCCACTAGAGAACCTTCACCCAAAAAATCGTATCTGGTAAACATGGAAAGAATCTTTTCTTCTCCATAAGGAGTTTTTTTAAAAAGAATTACACTTCCATTGTAAATGAAATACATGGCTTTTCTTGGAGTATTTTCCGAGAAAAGAGTTTCTGTAGATTGCACATTCCTGACGTTCATTTTTGAATAAAGAAGCATTAACTCTTCTCTGTTCAAATCTTTCAGTATTTCCACTTTTTCAAGAAAATTGATAATCAGGGATCTTTCCATACTTTACTCCTTATCTAATTTATAAAATTATAATGCTTTCTAACTGGTCTTAATATTTTCCATGTACATTCAAGACCTTTTTCAAATATTACGAAATCACCTGAGCTAATAAAAACAGTTTTTTCGTTATAGCTTACTTCAACTTCACCGTCCAGAATATAACACTCTTCAACCGAGTCATAGTACCAGTCAAAAACAGAATTCTCTTTTTCCCATATTGGCCAGTTTTTAACATTTTTTGATTCCAGAAACTTTTCTTCTGGTTTTATAACTTTTACCATGATACCCTC
This is a stretch of genomic DNA from Candidatus Delongbacteria bacterium. It encodes these proteins:
- the aspA gene encoding aspartate ammonia-lyase yields the protein MERSLIINFLEKVEILKDLNREELMLLYSKMNVRNVQSTETLFSENTPRKAMYFIYNGSVILFKKTPYGEEKILSMFTRYDFLGEGSLVEDSPHSTSSRALLDSVILELKADDVKEIFNAHGEMAVKVYSRMSRIVTRRLGQTNTRIVNSSAQYESGRTREEHDLLGYRNVPHEYYYGIQTLRALENFNISGVILGAYPDIVVSLAQVKKGAAIANNNLGLMDDEITEAIKKACDEIINNKFHGHFVVDMIQGGAGTSTNMNANEVIANRALEHLGHEKGEYQYCHPNNHVNLSQSTNDAYPTAVKIALIRANKKLITVLKELIASFRKKSIEFKDVIKMGRTQLQDAVPMTLGQSFEAYADTFEYEIERLTQNAKLFHEINMGATAIGTGINADPDYADEVTKALSDVTGEELTLAKNLVEATQDTAVFIMYSSVVKRLAVKLSKVCNDIRLLSSGPRCGLNEINIPKMQPGSSIMPGKVNPVIPEVVNQIAFKVIGNDLTVTLAVEAGQLELNVMEPVIVQSLFESIEMLKNGMNTLIHRCINGITANREHCKDMVLNSIGLVTALNPYLGYENSTIVAKEALETGRGIYELVIEKGMMDKETLDDILKPENMVKPRKFKK
- a CDS encoding cupin domain-containing protein, giving the protein MMVKVIKPEEKFLESKNVKNWPIWEKENSVFDWYYDSVEECYILDGEVEVSYNEKTVFISSGDFVIFEKGLECTWKILRPVRKHYNFIN